A genomic segment from Cricetulus griseus strain 17A/GY chromosome 8, alternate assembly CriGri-PICRH-1.0, whole genome shotgun sequence encodes:
- the LOC113837001 gene encoding probable N-acetyltransferase CML1, which yields MSACLLATVCVFSLLLVLRLLARQPWKEYVSKCLRTDMADITKSYLSVCGFWVAESGIQVVGIVGGLPVKDPPVGRKHLELLHLSVSSQHRGQGIAKALIRTVLQFARDQGYSDVVLETSFRKTGPEPLYLSMGFQRTGQYFMSVFWRLVDIPIIQLEYSLPSA from the coding sequence atgtctgcctgcttgctagCAACTGTGTGCGTCTTCTCTCTGCTCCTAGTGCTGCGGCTCCTTGCCAGGCAGCCCTGGAAGGAGTACGTGTCCAAGTGTTTGCGCACAGACATGGCTGACATCACCAAGTCCTACCtgagtgtgtgtggtttctgggtGGCTGAGTCTGGGATTCAGGTGGTGGGCATAGTGGGTGGTCTGCCAGTCAAGGATCCCCCAGTAGGGAGGAAGCATCTGGAGCTCTTACACCTGTCTGTGTCCTCACAACATCGAGGACAGGGAATAGCGAAAGCACTGATCAGAACTGTCCTCCAGTTTGCACGGGACCAGGGCTACAGTGATGTTGTCCTTGAGACCAGTTTCAGGAAGACAGGCCCTGAGCCCCTCTACCTGAGCATGGGCTTCCAGAGGACAGGCCAGTACTTCATGAGTGTGTTCTGGAGGTTAGTGGATATTCCTATAATTCAATTAGAGTATTCCCTCCCTTCGGCCTAG